From the Psilocybe cubensis strain MGC-MH-2018 chromosome 6, whole genome shotgun sequence genome, the window CCGAAAACTAGGAAACAAAATGAGTTATCGCTATAGAAATCGAAGAGATAAGCCCCAAGTACTGGAAGGCAGAGATATTTCGTCCCTTGCGAAATACATCAAGTCAACGGGGTGCAAAAATGTGGTGTTAATGGTGCGTCATGGATGAATCCAAGTTTCCTTCTCAAGATCCTTCTAACATTTTTCTTAAAGCTCGGCGCAGGTCCGTATATTACCAAGATTAGGGAATCCGTACATTCATACTTTTTGTCCAGGTGTTAGTACATCAGCTGGGATTCCAGACTTCAGATCACCTGAAACTGGTGCGCATTCTCGAAAAATATCATATTGATCTGTAGAGCTAAACTGTAAATATCACAGGCCTCTATGTGCGTACATTTTTGCTGCTCTAGATCTACTACTGTTATACTGATTTCACCTCGATGATCGTCACTACAGTCGAATCTCGCGAGATTAAATCTACCCCATCCGGAAGCTGTTTTTGAGATCTCCTTTTTCCGAAAACAGCCAGTCCCATGTACGGTTTCTTTTGTTGATTCTGCCACGCATCACTTTTGACAGGATTCTCCGTTTTCTAGTCTATACCCTTGCCCACGAACTCTATCCTGGAAAATTCCGTCCGACTATTACTCATTCGTTTATTCGATTGCTTGCAGAGAAATCTCTGTTGCATACCTGTTTCACCCAGAACATCGACACGCTTGAACGGCGTGCTGGTGTTCCAGATGATAAGATAATAGAAGCGCATGGCAGTTTCGCCGGGCAACGATGTATCGAATGCAAGCAGCCATACGATGATGAAAAGATGAAGGAACACATATTCAGCATGAAAATTGCAAAATGTGAACACTGCGGGGGTTATGTGAAGCCTGATATCGTTTTctttggagaagaagttAGTCTCAATTCTGTATCTCGTTTTAAAATTCGTCCTGACTTTTCTACCTGCTGTTAGTTACCGGAAAAATTTATCCGTGCGATACCCAATCTTCGAAGTGCCGACCTACTCATCATTATGGGCACATCGTTAACTGTCTATCCATTCGCATCTTTGGCACAGAGAGTGGATGAAAGCTGCCCCCGCGTCCTCATCAATCTTGACCATGTAGGAGACATCGGTTCTCGAGCTGACGATATTGTCTTGCTAG encodes:
- a CDS encoding NAD-dependent protein deacetylase hst2-1; its protein translation is MSYRYRNRRDKPQVLEGRDISSLAKYIKSTGCKNVVLMLGAGVSTSAGIPDFRSPETGLYSNLARLNLPHPEAVFEISFFRKQPVPFYTLAHELYPGKFRPTITHSFIRLLAEKSLLHTCFTQNIDTLERRAGVPDDKIIEAHGSFAGQRCIECKQPYDDEKMKEHIFSMKIAKCEHCGGYVKPDIVFFGEELPEKFIRAIPNLRSADLLIIMGTSLTVYPFASLAQRVDESCPRVLINLDHVGDIGSRADDIVLLGKCDDVVKDLCVELGWEDELIKLWNETEDSVVSDKQKDSDPKPTTTDPEPTTRTSLDIKKPDALNEIEKQFSQLELDANDNPSRSRTDSTTGSKEKVATEDVPSVSPAESSTNKEKSTSKAPETESTSSQSSAAPIIETEVEERSTSVDNKL